The Oryza brachyantha chromosome 7, ObraRS2, whole genome shotgun sequence genomic interval TATGGTAatccaaatatttgaaattgaaatttaGTTCCTTCAGGAATTCAAACCTATCCCCTTCAAATAATCAGTAAGGTTCAATTTTCTGCATTCACCACGAGTCTATGACACATAACTACATTCGAAATGTTCATGCATCTGGGCTCTGCGCAGACATCAACAGGCCGAGTTTGTTTTAGGCGTAGGATTTTACGAAACGGGCCGAATTTAATCGTGCTTAATCGAGTAAAGGTCAATATTTCTAGGCCCAATAGATAGCTAAACCGGGAGCATCTTACTGGTCGGGAGCACGCTGAACCAACCGGCCTTTCCTCCAACCTTTTTCTATTCATGCAGTTCTTTTGGATACGATTCATCGTTAGTCTTacttaaaagaaattataaaagTATGCAAAAGTTacaaatcatacttaaagtatcttagatgataaaaaaaatcatagcaaaataaataatagttgtgcaaaaataatttaataagaaGGCTAGTCAAATATGTATCTAGAATTAATGGCAGGAAATGAAAAAATTGGGGGTAGTATAAAGGGTTTTGTTTATCCATGGCATTATGAAAATGTCGTATTAGAAAAATGACATTCACTCGTTGGTTTAATAGATGACAtcattaaatttcttttatgtgTTTGATCTTTTCTCTTGTGCAAAAACAcatgtaattatcatttattttattacaattgaatttattacttaaaatatattttatttataacttttattttcgtatatttgaacaattgaataagacaaacattCAAATATACCCTAAAAGATCAATAATATCATCCATTCAAATacggagaaaatatttctcaACTAATATAAACTCAGTTCACTAAGTAGTTCACCTCGTCCTCACCCATTCAAGTCAAGTCCAAACCCCTCTTCATCGTCGTTAATAAGACCAGTCTCAATGATCAGTTTTTCCAAAACAGCTAACTTGATGAAACGATGCATGAAACAACTACTCATAGTGCAACGTTTCATTGTATCATTttcaaagctaaataaaacatttaattactattaaaagtttgattaCATGCGGAGATagtttgattgcatgaaacGGCTCAAAGCCCCTCAATGCGAGTTTCACTACGTTAATGAGGATTTGGCAACGGTGCCCAATAGgtttcatggccatgaaactaattccctctctcttctcatattttcatacaaatattctcttttgtgCTGATGTGTCACCGAATTAATATGTATGATACGTTCATGAAACCCATTAAGACTAGCCTAAGGGAGAAAAGGATCAACTCATTTATGACACATCCAACTGGTTCGAGCAACGAGACCCACAGCCTAGTATTATACTGCTAATGATACCATGGAATTCCACGAACCTAAGCAGACAGCAACTCGTGGGGATTATTCTCCGAGGAGACGATTAGGGAGGCACCGTGCGGATCTGCTCCCCCGATCAAACGCACGTAATCGTCTGCGAGTGAATGGGCATGTGGGAAAGAAGCTACAGCTAATGCCGTTTCCCATTGAAAATTAATGCCACTGGCTAAAGATATTAGCACATGATCCTGCGTAATATCCCACGTCGAGAGTGAGTGGCAGTGTGGCACCGCTGCTAGCTTGTAGCTACAGCGGCAGTAGTATGTCTTAGgtaattttacctttttttcgAGAAGACTTTTTATgtgccatattttttatgtaaaaatttagtatcttaaaaataatatgctttaaagtaattaaattttacactaaattttttatatctcaAGTTATTTCTCaggaatggtaaaattgttatTTTGAGAAAGTATGTATAgctatcaaaatttacacttatatttataatatcttGATATACAAACTAATTgaagttatcaaattttatattagaaatataatactATCTGTTATTTTCtcaataatgataaaattacttatACGCATTGGTCAATCTAAGCTATGAATTAATGTGTGTTTTGGATTCTGAAATTACCCCGTGTCCGTGTGCTTAACGAACGCGCGGAGCGAGATCATCGTCAGTTCATATCAAGTGATAGGATGGATCTAATTCGCCATATTGGGGCGCAACTAAGTGAGCTAATGATTGGGCCATTTCCGCCGCATCGTACTACAAGGTAGGTATAAATGAGCTACCAACCGTCAGTTGTGCACACGTTGGCTCACGTTTCATCCCCAGTTTAAGGCCAAAGTTGGTAGTGTTTCTGTAGTCGCGGGAGCAGAATTAATTAGTACAGTACGGAGTACTAAACAAGCAGAGGTTTGTTATCTGCAGCTGTTTGTTTggacgcaaaaaaaaaatgattcggCCGTCACATTTTGTAGATCAGTAATAGAAACTTTTTGATGCGTTCTAATGTTGCTAGAAAAAACAACAATGCAGACACTATGTATCAGCTAGCTAAATCGTTGTTGTTAATCCATGGGCCGGCTAGCTTGTGATGACCGTGCACACGTGTGGAGGAGGAAGGCTCTCGCGCgcggcagaggaggagggcgaggtGTCTCGCACGCGTGCGGCACACCTGGAGCGACTTGATCGCCCAAGAACGTACCGTACGTGCCCTGCTCTCCGGCACgtacgcgccgccgtcgctgtcccGGCGGTTGatccccggccggccggtcggtTTGGGGTCTCTCGGGTTTTGGGTCCCGTGGGCCGCCGCGTGGCGGGTGACTGTTGCTGCTCGGTCACTTCGATTCGCCGTACGTGTTCAGTTCCCGTTGGTGCGTgctggagaggagaggaggtacCTGGTGTTATGTTACTCGGCACACGTGCGTGCGCTTGGCAACGAGaagctttcttttttccttcagcGGCGGCGTGGGTGCAGCCGTACGTGACAAATGGGGCTATGGAACTCTGATTGTAGGATCCCTAAACATACCAAGGGATATGAGCACATATTTTTGTCCATGTTTAGAGCAGGTATAGTAGAGGGGTTAAGCctgactaaaaaaattattgctgAGTTGGCAAAATCAAAGAAGGGGAGAGAAGATGGATAGAGCTTAATTTAGAGCTAGACTATACACATAAACCAAAAAAGTACCACTTACAAGATAAAGAAAGATAAAGAAAGAGATGTGATAGGGTACataaagaatataatattattgtcaTGATAGAATAAGCTGAAATTTAGAGTCTCTTATTGTATGTGTGAGCTACAAAATTAATTGTGTATGACATGGAATGAAATTGGAGTAGACAACGGATGCTACTATTGATCTTgctcttatattttaattctaaatttttaatgttaaatttaaaatagattttatgaCTTTTTAtgagagtttatttttcggccATGGCTCTTATATCGCTAaaagcatgtatataaatcGTTATTCATcacttatttttcgtttataagtttattgtcTTCCTTTTTATCTGAACGAGCCAAACAATTACACATTTACACATTTTCATATGCAACCGTTCAATTCTATATCCTCAAAACCGAACAGATACATCTATGGGTAAATTGCTACAGGAAAAGCAATTTGCAATACCGAAATGCGAGTACGTGACCACGACAAGTCGCACGCAAGCCTTGGGCGACACGGTGGACTCCTCCGGTCCTCCCCCGCTTCGGACTCGTACTCCACCGCTGCTATGGGTCCCACTCGCCCGCCCCTTGCCTTGCCGCCACTCCGAATCCCCGCACCActcgctcctccgccgcgcgctcaCCTCACCTATATAATGCCCGCCGCAACCCCCACGCCTCTCCACCTCGCTCGCGTCGCGTCGCCCGCACACTCACCCCACCACTCTCCCGCTACTTGTccacgccgcggccgcgccctTGGTCAAcccaccccctccccccccccccccccccccccgccgcGATGGCGCTCGACGGGAAGCcaccggtgccgccgccgtccacgccGCCGATGGACTCGTGGGCCTGTGCGGGGCGCCGCTCcaagcgccgcgccggcggttgcagcagcggcagcggcagcgtgAGCAGTGGCTGCTCGTCGGGTGGCGGTGAGTCCGAGGAGGAGTACCTCGCGGCCTGCCTGCTGATGCTCGCGCGCGGCGTCCGGGACGAGCCGGAGGTCGTCGGCGGCCTGGGCGGCGTGAAGAAGGGCGCGGGTGTCGTTGCTGCCGCCGTGGCGGTGAAGCCGAGCCAGCGTGGGTGCTACGAGTGCTCGGTGTGCGGCAAGGTGTACGAGTCCTACCAGGCGCTGGGCGGGCACAAGACGAGCCACCGCAagccgccaccggcgccggcagaagcggcggtcggcggcgacgggccgTCGTCCGGCGTGACCGGGGAGGCGAAGGTGCACCGGTGCTCCATCTGCCACCGCACGTTCCCGTCCGGGCAGGCGCTGGGCGGGCACAAGCGGCTGCACTAcgagggcggcgccgcgggAGACGCCGTAAAGACcaaggcagcggcggcggcggcggcagtgacCGCGGTGCTGAAAGACTTCGACCTGAACCTGCCGGCTGCAGCGACGCCGGCGGGGGACGAGGCCGAGAGCTCACCGCCGGAGGCCAAGAGAGCGCGGATGCTGCTGCTCGCGTAATCAACCCGCGGCGGCGTGTGGTTTTGATGGTTTAGGTGTTTAGCCGTTCCGGTTTAGGTTCAGATTGATACTTGGGTTGTTAATTTGattgattggtttatttttagttcacTTCTGGTTTGGGCGATGATGGAGACGGTTGGCATG includes:
- the LOC107304564 gene encoding zinc finger protein 36-like — encoded protein: MALDGKPPVPPPSTPPMDSWACAGRRSKRRAGGCSSGSGSVSSGCSSGGGESEEEYLAACLLMLARGVRDEPEVVGGLGGVKKGAGVVAAAVAVKPSQRGCYECSVCGKVYESYQALGGHKTSHRKPPPAPAEAAVGGDGPSSGVTGEAKVHRCSICHRTFPSGQALGGHKRLHYEGGAAGDAVKTKAAAAAAAVTAVLKDFDLNLPAAATPAGDEAESSPPEAKRARMLLLA